The Gammaproteobacteria bacterium genome includes a region encoding these proteins:
- a CDS encoding type II secretion system protein N translates to MFKLWRLTSFFLLCLVIAMLFNLPIQQVLPYIKLPDTVRAIGIDGTVIKGTAQEVSINNFPLREIRYRYMPSCIPLLKVCYKISYDRGDVKVAYDGLNGDTEVTGAQIEYQAIELAKYIPNALVKPAGRLELLIDNLSVVEGVPTVVNGKLIWRDLGVDDDDIKISVGDYQVDFTGDQKQYDFKINDLDADLDVSGKGEVRAGGQYEVDVKIGSETEIDPNVKSVLNLIAANAGYNQYRIEQQGKLPPNITRQLFR, encoded by the coding sequence ATGTTTAAGCTCTGGAGGTTGACATCGTTTTTTCTGCTGTGCCTGGTGATCGCGATGTTGTTCAACCTGCCGATCCAGCAGGTTCTGCCCTATATCAAGCTACCCGACACGGTGCGAGCGATTGGAATCGATGGCACCGTGATCAAGGGTACCGCGCAGGAAGTGAGCATCAATAATTTTCCGCTGCGCGAAATCAGGTATCGCTATATGCCATCCTGTATCCCGTTGTTAAAGGTCTGCTACAAGATCAGCTACGACCGGGGTGATGTCAAGGTTGCCTATGACGGGCTGAATGGTGACACCGAGGTAACCGGGGCACAGATCGAATACCAGGCGATCGAGTTGGCAAAGTATATTCCAAATGCCCTGGTGAAGCCGGCCGGGCGTCTTGAGTTGCTGATCGATAACCTGTCGGTGGTCGAGGGTGTGCCGACAGTGGTGAACGGCAAGTTGATCTGGCGTGACCTGGGCGTCGATGATGACGATATCAAGATTAGCGTCGGGGATTACCAGGTCGATTTCACCGGTGATCAAAAACAATACGATTTCAAGATTAACGACCTCGATGCCGATCTCGATGTCAGTGGCAAGGGAGAAGTCAGGGCGGGAGGACAGTATGAGGTAGACGTCAAAATCGGATCGGAGACCGAAATCGATCCGAATGTCAAAAGTGTGCTCAACCTGATCGCGGCCAATGCCGGCTACAACCAGTATCGCATCGAGCAGCAGGGTAAATTACCACCCAATATCACCCGCCAGCTGTTCCGGTAA